Proteins from a genomic interval of Paenibacillus sp. RC334:
- a CDS encoding DNA-binding protein: protein MRTSILKSLKPDIVVEMLGMAVAFENWKKVMETADILYQCVQRIYEERQYHKAMKLPIPHVNLERPLVYYFGLSHLMCGMAHQNQGAYEQARECIYKYAELGWMEDLKEEDIQVVEEFRFLAKTNLYAVDILSGNIELLEEYVAFLQDNLEEILPGLNTILQAALMYHLDVGDILHTFAEQIDEFGSYEDAENISYYYSYCYHLALYYRKYGRLQEAVGLTVQAIHIADQSGNDRNFKKCTALFESLREWATAEQISGYRKMLMQCLNEYETDR from the coding sequence TTGAGAACTTCTATCCTAAAATCACTCAAACCTGACATCGTTGTTGAAATGTTGGGGATGGCTGTGGCTTTTGAGAATTGGAAAAAGGTCATGGAGACAGCGGATATTTTGTACCAATGTGTACAGCGTATCTATGAAGAACGGCAGTATCATAAAGCGATGAAATTACCCATTCCGCATGTCAATTTAGAACGTCCGTTGGTATATTATTTTGGGCTCAGTCACCTGATGTGTGGAATGGCTCACCAGAACCAGGGAGCATATGAGCAGGCAAGGGAGTGTATCTATAAGTATGCTGAGCTGGGGTGGATGGAGGATTTAAAGGAAGAAGACATTCAGGTTGTCGAGGAGTTCAGGTTTTTAGCCAAAACTAATTTATATGCAGTAGATATTTTGTCTGGAAATATAGAGCTGCTCGAGGAATACGTAGCCTTTTTGCAGGATAATCTAGAGGAAATATTACCGGGGCTGAATACCATATTACAGGCAGCGCTTATGTATCATTTGGATGTAGGGGATATTTTACATACGTTTGCAGAGCAGATTGATGAATTCGGGAGTTATGAAGACGCGGAGAACATATCTTACTATTATAGCTACTGCTATCATTTGGCTTTGTACTATCGGAAGTACGGCAGATTACAGGAAGCGGTGGGGCTTACTGTGCAGGCGATACATATAGCCGATCAGTCAGGTAACGATCGTAATTTCAAGAAATGTACAGCATTGTTCGAATCACTGCGCGAGTGGGCGACAGCTGAACAAATTAGCGGATATCGAAAGATGCTAATGCAGTGTCTTAATGAATACGAAACGGATAGGTAG
- a CDS encoding helix-turn-helix domain-containing protein codes for MDPLLHSLFRPIQVNGCDLSTYYIEQKPSAALRAYVACYWESGSANRVVEENLTASCEDTALLSLPQEETMERVLPDGCTDILFEYDPVSKRQDISYCGTFTHPFVSARQAGTETRIFAVRFFPGGAHYFHGMPTHLFTGGHFRLEDIWPESIAVIGERILEAQDFNERVRIMDEYLNQLLLRQGTNDCDLMKNLLHRIFVSSGSMSVKELAEREAISERQINRKFGQWIGISPKKFSEVVRFQSVLRSIQSGDPLDWTELALKYSFFDQAHLIRDFRRFYGDSPLTAAKDFRRLSDFYNTRPEASVILKT; via the coding sequence ATGGACCCTTTGCTGCATTCACTGTTTCGTCCGATTCAGGTCAATGGATGTGATCTCTCCACGTATTATATCGAACAAAAGCCGTCTGCTGCGCTGAGAGCTTATGTCGCTTGCTATTGGGAGTCTGGTTCTGCCAATAGGGTGGTAGAAGAGAATCTAACAGCTTCGTGCGAAGACACCGCTTTGTTAAGCTTGCCGCAGGAAGAAACCATGGAGCGGGTATTACCTGACGGCTGTACGGATATTCTATTTGAATATGACCCGGTGAGTAAGCGTCAGGATATCTCGTACTGCGGGACGTTTACACATCCGTTCGTGTCTGCCAGACAAGCAGGTACCGAGACACGCATTTTTGCTGTGCGATTTTTTCCGGGCGGAGCACATTATTTTCACGGCATGCCAACTCATCTGTTTACAGGTGGACACTTCCGCTTGGAAGATATCTGGCCCGAAAGCATCGCGGTCATAGGTGAGCGTATTCTGGAGGCACAGGATTTTAATGAACGGGTGCGCATCATGGATGAGTATCTAAACCAGCTTTTGCTGCGCCAAGGGACGAACGATTGTGATCTGATGAAAAATTTGCTGCATCGTATTTTTGTAAGTAGTGGGAGTATGAGTGTTAAAGAGCTAGCAGAGCGCGAAGCGATCAGTGAAAGACAGATCAACCGCAAGTTCGGGCAATGGATCGGGATCAGTCCCAAAAAGTTCAGTGAGGTCGTCCGCTTCCAGAGCGTTCTGCGTAGTATTCAAAGCGGTGACCCTCTGGATTGGACGGAGCTTGCGTTGAAGTACAGCTTTTTCGATCAGGCCCACCTGATTCGTGATTTTCGCAGGTTCTATGGAGATTCTCCGCTTACTGCCGCAAAGGATTTTCGCAGGTTGTCCGATTTCTACAATACACGTCCTGAGGCTTCCGTTATACTCAAAACATGA
- the rlmH gene encoding 23S rRNA (pseudouridine(1915)-N(3))-methyltransferase RlmH: protein MFIQLIGVGKLKEKYLVMGIQEYAKRLGPYIKFQMIEVADEKAPDTLSEAEVRQVKEREGERILAHVKSEAHVIVLAIDGKLWSSEELAEELDKLGTYGTSHVVFVIGGSHGLSDEVLRRAQQKLSFGRMTLPHQLMRLVLVEQIYRAVKINRGEPYHK from the coding sequence TTGTTTATTCAGCTTATAGGTGTGGGGAAGTTAAAAGAGAAGTATTTGGTTATGGGCATTCAGGAATACGCTAAACGGCTGGGACCATACATCAAGTTTCAAATGATCGAAGTAGCCGATGAAAAGGCTCCTGACACACTGAGCGAAGCGGAGGTTCGACAGGTCAAGGAGCGAGAGGGAGAGCGCATCCTTGCCCATGTGAAGAGTGAGGCACATGTTATTGTACTCGCCATCGACGGCAAGCTCTGGAGCTCGGAAGAACTTGCGGAGGAATTGGATAAGCTCGGCACCTACGGTACAAGCCATGTTGTCTTCGTCATTGGCGGCAGCCACGGCCTTTCTGACGAAGTCCTCCGTCGTGCCCAGCAGAAGCTAAGCTTCGGAAGGATGACTTTGCCTCATCAACTGATGCGATTGGTGCTGGTAGAGCAGATTTACCGAGCGGTGAAGATTAATCGGGGTGAACCGTACCACAAGTAG
- a CDS encoding helix-turn-helix transcriptional regulator, translated as MSLPESVGNRIRELRKAKGWTQEQLAEAAGLHYSYIGGVERGDRNISLETLEKIVLALKVPPFELFQFDETSDRKQIINELMLLINSRETTELEILTTITKNIVGLVELQQRN; from the coding sequence ATGAGTTTGCCAGAAAGCGTCGGAAATCGGATACGAGAACTAAGAAAAGCTAAAGGATGGACACAGGAACAATTGGCAGAAGCAGCAGGACTTCATTACAGTTATATTGGCGGAGTAGAACGTGGAGATCGAAATATTTCATTGGAGACGTTGGAAAAAATAGTTTTAGCGTTAAAGGTTCCACCCTTTGAACTTTTCCAATTCGATGAAACTTCGGATCGAAAACAAATCATAAATGAACTTATGTTACTCATAAATTCAAGAGAAACAACAGAGCTCGAAATTCTTACTACTATAACTAAAAATATTGTTGGTTTAGTTGAGTTACAACAAAGAAATTAA
- a CDS encoding ATP-binding protein translates to MQISDIALVQYLKFKSPLYYGKILELKESVANWLSYIPQTFPHYTRHTVEHSEEIVLQMSKLLFRDNEFEQPVLRLSSVEVFILIASAYLHDSGMVVSDKEKLKIIQSEQWGLFVNGSGKKRWDEIEATRTSTTLEPSVKDFIADLQTRFLIAEYIRKNHHTRAVDILVQNHNLLGKFSFDDPALFKTIADVCVAHGLKHFELENSDIYPDRRDIRGEEVNVRFLAILLRIGDLLDMTYDRACPLLLNAACPLPADSLAHWTQYQRIYHRLTAYDRIELVAKCNTQDEHRFLQDWCQWLVEEINNASILMSKVSRHSSWIAPVVTIGKNNSTIKIEPSDSAMYIPSEWKFELDHDAVFQRLILDVYKNEKEFLREILQNAFDATRCKIYEDLKYEGKSLPSYPNDIDELIRNKYPINIRLESLKVLNPLSGEEYSKQLLIVEDSGIGMDSEIIKRYFLQIGRSYYSSEDFQRNYSFKPISQFGVGFLSVFAVSENVTVETYKVHSKQGEGAVRLTLSGPKNYLLTERSDRRISGTKIEILLDTEFGEDELISLVSGWCKKVEFPIYINQYGKETLIQAEDRRELINNSGTLLEDVEFATSAYPIKSDGVFGEIYVFSVIKNNIDRWDQWGWANYTYTKSHPLAELPEIPGNLTCLHGIAFAESGYPSGPFRFRIDYRGNSHRQNLSRQHMEQRGDYLDDPVLFERFVEIVEDHLKNSSVNNTPDGWYYIHSILEHAPQLVAHFIDYPLIRVYINGTAEVISLNEFESLEEFVIITDISRKYIKSRTETDEINDLAQYTNLATLLEDDFNVLSRSIKVLKDRYPYKAEKLINERYVKTYWKKGKRKIIEVIGSRSRYYSDRFIVTSYLDDKIAGFRLFDNRQGKILILNENNKLINWILRIQEFIDRDTDTIITSAFNKLLELLKTPIGLGGYEYEELKNQIEKWKDIPNLPDELIPPQIEISSSMFLKYVQ, encoded by the coding sequence ATGCAAATATCCGACATTGCTTTAGTACAATATCTTAAATTTAAAAGCCCATTATATTATGGGAAAATTCTTGAACTAAAGGAATCTGTAGCGAATTGGTTATCATATATACCTCAAACTTTTCCTCATTATACTAGACATACAGTAGAACACAGTGAAGAAATCGTTTTACAGATGTCTAAACTGCTTTTTAGAGATAATGAATTTGAACAGCCGGTATTACGACTCTCAAGTGTTGAGGTATTTATTCTTATAGCATCAGCATATTTACACGATTCAGGAATGGTTGTTTCTGATAAAGAAAAGTTGAAAATCATTCAATCCGAACAATGGGGATTATTTGTGAATGGTAGTGGAAAAAAGAGATGGGATGAAATAGAAGCAACTAGAACGAGCACTACCCTTGAGCCGAGCGTTAAAGATTTTATAGCAGATTTACAAACAAGATTTTTAATTGCCGAGTATATTCGCAAGAACCACCATACTAGAGCTGTGGATATACTAGTTCAAAATCATAATCTATTAGGAAAGTTCTCGTTTGATGATCCTGCTCTATTTAAAACAATTGCTGATGTGTGTGTAGCTCATGGATTAAAGCATTTTGAATTAGAAAATAGTGATATTTACCCTGATAGACGGGATATAAGAGGAGAAGAGGTGAATGTAAGATTCCTGGCGATATTGCTTAGAATCGGTGATTTGTTGGATATGACATATGATAGAGCATGTCCACTTTTATTGAATGCTGCATGTCCTTTGCCGGCGGATAGTTTAGCACACTGGACACAATATCAAAGAATCTATCATAGATTAACTGCATATGACAGGATTGAATTAGTTGCAAAATGTAATACTCAAGATGAACATAGGTTTCTTCAAGACTGGTGCCAGTGGCTTGTGGAGGAAATTAATAATGCGTCAATATTAATGTCTAAAGTCAGCAGACATTCAAGCTGGATTGCACCTGTGGTGACCATAGGGAAAAATAACTCAACTATAAAAATTGAACCTAGTGATTCTGCAATGTATATTCCTTCAGAATGGAAATTTGAACTTGATCACGACGCAGTATTTCAGAGATTAATACTAGATGTTTATAAAAATGAAAAAGAATTTCTTAGAGAGATACTTCAAAATGCATTTGATGCAACAAGATGCAAGATTTATGAAGACTTAAAATACGAAGGAAAATCACTTCCTAGTTATCCTAATGATATAGATGAATTGATAAGAAATAAATATCCAATAAATATAAGGTTAGAATCATTAAAAGTTTTGAATCCCCTTTCCGGTGAAGAGTATTCAAAACAGCTTTTAATTGTTGAAGATAGCGGAATAGGCATGGATTCAGAAATTATAAAGAGGTATTTTTTACAGATCGGCAGATCGTATTATTCTTCAGAGGACTTTCAAAGAAACTATAGTTTCAAACCAATTAGTCAATTTGGAGTCGGCTTTTTGTCTGTGTTTGCTGTAAGTGAGAATGTTACAGTCGAGACATATAAAGTTCACTCCAAACAAGGTGAAGGAGCGGTACGATTAACGCTTAGCGGTCCGAAAAATTATCTTCTTACAGAACGAAGTGACAGAAGAATAAGTGGTACGAAAATCGAAATATTATTAGATACAGAATTTGGTGAAGATGAATTAATAAGTTTAGTATCCGGTTGGTGCAAGAAGGTCGAATTTCCTATTTATATTAACCAATATGGAAAAGAGACACTAATTCAGGCCGAAGACCGGAGGGAGTTAATTAATAATTCCGGTACTCTCTTGGAAGACGTTGAATTTGCTACTTCAGCTTATCCTATTAAAAGTGATGGAGTTTTCGGTGAGATTTATGTGTTCAGTGTTATTAAGAATAATATTGATAGATGGGATCAGTGGGGATGGGCAAATTATACCTACACCAAAAGTCACCCTCTTGCGGAATTACCTGAGATACCCGGTAATTTAACATGTCTTCATGGAATTGCGTTTGCTGAAAGCGGGTACCCTTCGGGGCCATTTCGATTTCGCATTGACTATCGAGGAAATAGTCATAGACAAAATCTCTCAAGACAACATATGGAACAGAGAGGGGATTATTTAGATGATCCAGTTCTATTTGAAAGATTTGTTGAAATAGTAGAGGACCATTTGAAAAATAGCTCGGTGAATAATACACCTGATGGCTGGTACTATATTCATTCAATATTAGAACATGCTCCTCAACTAGTTGCACATTTTATAGATTATCCACTAATTAGAGTGTATATTAATGGAACTGCAGAGGTTATTTCACTTAATGAGTTTGAGAGTCTGGAGGAGTTCGTAATTATCACTGATATTTCTCGCAAATATATTAAATCTCGCACAGAAACTGATGAGATTAATGACCTCGCACAATACACTAATCTAGCAACATTGTTGGAGGATGATTTTAATGTGCTTTCAAGATCAATCAAAGTTCTCAAAGACAGATATCCATACAAAGCAGAAAAATTAATAAATGAACGGTATGTTAAAACTTACTGGAAAAAGGGTAAAAGGAAAATAATTGAAGTAATAGGTTCTCGATCTCGATACTATAGTGATAGATTTATTGTTACTTCATACTTAGATGATAAAATTGCTGGATTCAGATTATTTGATAATCGGCAAGGCAAAATATTGATTCTAAATGAAAATAATAAATTGATAAATTGGATCTTAAGAATACAAGAGTTTATTGATAGGGATACTGATACAATAATTACAAGTGCGTTTAATAAGTTACTTGAACTGCTGAAAACCCCAATCGGGTTAGGTGGGTATGAATATGAGGAGTTGAAGAATCAAATTGAAAAGTGGAAGGACATACCCAATTTACCAGATGAGCTAATTCCGCCTCAGATAGAAATTTCTAGCTCTATGTTTCTCAAATATGTTCAATAA
- a CDS encoding ATP-binding cassette domain-containing protein, whose product MIKVDNLSFSFPQKELYKNISFTFEEAQHCAFIGTSGSGKSTLIDILMDPERYLFDGKLEIDPTCRIGYVSQFSQVDKTKETTVFEYIGEEFIKIQNEITSICTEMETSSDIDSLLEKYQLALDAFDSMGGDDFESNINKKLNLANLMKLKDLRVSDLSGGEFKLIQVMKEMLSSPDLMIMDEPDVFLDFENLNALKNLINSNKGMLLVVTHNRYLLNHCFNKIIHLENTEIQEFDGRYIDYNFSLLQTKIELQELTIAEDEEIERNENIINNLRAIATYNAEASRGRALKARVKFQERLEARRIKAPFVDIKQPNISFGIDNEIEDTIVVNVNNYSVAFDELLLDNVNFEIKSTDKVAIIGSNGTGKTTLLREIFKNNHDSIEINADVKVAYLSQLQGEILKDSNTILEEFIDAGFKTYDEIRSYISNYGFEGEIVNQKIESLSGGEKNMLQLAKVSASKANVLLLDEPTSHLDTYTQIALEKAIEDYKGAILMISHDFYSVVNGMDYVLIIDDKTIRKMSMRKFRQMIYASHFDRDYLETEQNKKSVEMKIELALKDTDFELAKVLVDELEELIKLL is encoded by the coding sequence ATGATAAAAGTTGATAACTTATCCTTCTCATTTCCGCAAAAAGAACTATATAAAAACATTTCATTTACGTTTGAAGAGGCACAACATTGCGCTTTTATAGGAACAAGTGGCAGTGGGAAAAGTACACTGATAGATATACTGATGGATCCGGAAAGATATTTGTTCGATGGCAAGTTAGAGATAGACCCAACTTGCAGAATTGGGTATGTAAGTCAGTTCTCACAAGTAGACAAAACTAAAGAAACAACCGTTTTTGAATATATAGGAGAAGAATTTATTAAGATACAAAATGAAATAACATCTATTTGTACTGAAATGGAAACATCATCGGATATTGATTCGTTACTAGAAAAGTATCAATTAGCTTTAGACGCATTTGATTCAATGGGTGGGGATGATTTTGAAAGCAACATTAATAAGAAACTAAATCTAGCAAACCTCATGAAGCTAAAAGATCTTAGGGTATCCGACCTGAGTGGTGGGGAATTCAAACTTATTCAAGTGATGAAGGAAATGCTTAGTAGTCCAGACTTAATGATTATGGACGAACCAGATGTATTTTTAGACTTTGAAAACCTAAATGCGCTTAAAAATCTTATTAATTCCAACAAGGGAATGCTGCTAGTTGTTACGCACAACCGATATCTATTGAATCATTGTTTCAACAAAATTATACACCTTGAAAATACGGAGATCCAAGAGTTTGATGGGCGATATATTGATTATAACTTCTCATTACTTCAGACTAAAATTGAGTTACAAGAACTCACAATCGCTGAAGATGAAGAAATTGAGAGAAACGAGAACATAATCAATAATCTTAGAGCTATCGCAACTTATAATGCAGAAGCATCTAGAGGTAGAGCGTTAAAAGCTAGAGTTAAGTTTCAAGAAAGATTGGAAGCGCGTAGAATTAAAGCGCCATTTGTTGATATTAAGCAACCGAATATTAGTTTTGGTATTGATAATGAAATTGAAGACACGATTGTTGTGAATGTCAATAATTATAGTGTTGCCTTTGATGAGTTGCTTTTAGACAATGTTAACTTTGAGATAAAATCTACTGATAAAGTAGCCATTATTGGTTCAAACGGTACCGGGAAAACGACTTTGCTCCGAGAAATCTTTAAAAATAATCATGATTCAATTGAAATAAATGCTGATGTTAAAGTGGCTTATTTATCTCAGCTTCAAGGCGAAATACTAAAGGATTCTAATACAATACTAGAAGAATTCATCGATGCTGGGTTTAAAACTTATGATGAGATAAGATCGTATATTTCAAACTATGGCTTTGAAGGAGAAATCGTTAATCAAAAGATAGAATCTTTATCTGGTGGAGAAAAAAATATGCTTCAATTGGCTAAAGTTTCGGCCAGTAAAGCAAACGTATTGCTTCTTGATGAACCGACAAGCCATTTAGACACCTATACACAAATAGCACTGGAGAAAGCCATTGAAGACTATAAAGGTGCGATTCTCATGATTTCTCATGATTTCTATTCTGTTGTAAATGGTATGGATTATGTTTTAATCATTGACGATAAGACGATTAGAAAAATGAGTATGCGAAAATTTAGACAGATGATTTATGCTAGTCATTTTGATAGAGACTATTTAGAAACTGAACAAAATAAAAAATCAGTTGAAATGAAAATAGAATTGGCTTTAAAAGATACTGATTTTGAACTTGCAAAAGTATTGGTTGATGAGCTAGAAGAGCTGATTAAGTTGCTTTAA
- a CDS encoding CxxH/CxxC protein → MYVVCKEHVELAIDMFVDEYEDAPDVVDLKETKFSDWDPPVKCKECEQKAEFLVV, encoded by the coding sequence ATGTACGTGGTATGTAAAGAGCATGTGGAACTGGCAATTGATATGTTCGTCGATGAATACGAGGATGCACCGGATGTCGTCGATCTCAAGGAAACGAAATTTTCGGATTGGGACCCTCCAGTGAAGTGCAAGGAATGTGAGCAGAAAGCGGAATTTTTAGTCGTCTAA
- a CDS encoding DinB family protein, whose product MSGTLQIREHLLDELETGVRTGEALIRKIRPEDWSFRPQDNFRSLLELVHHFVLIPASDLAIMHQEKSEEEVGNIENSLSEVDDPERLAASFRENFEAYKAYILSLSEEDYLNRSTKAFYMEHGHVQVQWQIETMTHVFHHRSQIYNYLKQLGHEVSFFMLYA is encoded by the coding sequence ATGAGTGGAACGCTGCAAATTCGGGAACATCTGCTGGATGAGCTGGAGACTGGAGTACGAACAGGAGAAGCCCTGATCCGTAAAATACGTCCAGAGGATTGGAGCTTTCGTCCACAGGACAATTTCCGCTCACTTTTGGAGCTAGTGCATCATTTTGTACTCATTCCTGCTTCGGATCTTGCGATTATGCATCAGGAGAAGTCCGAGGAAGAAGTAGGGAATATTGAAAACAGCCTATCTGAGGTAGACGATCCCGAACGCTTGGCTGCAAGTTTCAGAGAGAATTTCGAGGCGTATAAAGCTTACATTCTTTCGCTTAGCGAAGAGGATTATCTGAATCGTTCGACCAAAGCCTTTTATATGGAGCATGGACATGTGCAGGTTCAATGGCAGATTGAGACCATGACACACGTGTTCCATCACCGTTCGCAAATATATAATTATTTGAAGCAACTGGGACATGAAGTGAGCTTTTTTATGTTGTATGCTTGA
- a CDS encoding helix-turn-helix transcriptional regulator: MYKWNEMEHMGYSPYYCYRQFNQLTGMTLRDYIWTRRISRAAFELRDTDQRVLDVAVKYGFLSRETFTRAFNKAFQLTPAAYEKAPRPIPLAIRQEVFSPYRYLIKERDKMNKVHLQPAEI, from the coding sequence GTGTACAAATGGAATGAAATGGAACATATGGGCTATTCACCCTATTATTGTTACAGACAGTTCAATCAATTAACCGGGATGACATTGCGGGATTACATCTGGACTCGAAGGATCAGCCGTGCCGCCTTCGAGCTCCGCGACACAGATCAGCGGGTTCTGGATGTTGCCGTAAAGTATGGATTCTTATCACGAGAGACGTTTACACGAGCATTCAACAAGGCTTTTCAGCTCACCCCTGCAGCCTACGAAAAAGCTCCCCGACCTATTCCGTTGGCTATTCGTCAGGAGGTATTCTCGCCTTATCGTTATTTGATCAAGGAGCGAGATAAGATGAATAAGGTACATTTACAACCGGCAGAGATCTAA